The following coding sequences lie in one Xanthomonas hortorum pv. pelargonii genomic window:
- a CDS encoding DUF3325 domain-containing protein — translation MGGLITALLGTALCHAGMLALAVAMHRHYEQLTGRRTAPVTQRWLLRSIGTCLLFAALVLCVLGWGGTVGTMLWLGFLSVGALWAALGLAYAPRWSTWLALLLGCVACVVIGWRA, via the coding sequence ATGGGTGGGCTGATCACTGCGCTACTGGGCACGGCGCTGTGCCATGCCGGGATGCTGGCGTTGGCCGTGGCGATGCATCGCCATTACGAGCAGCTGACCGGGCGCCGCACTGCACCAGTCACGCAGCGGTGGCTGTTGCGCTCGATCGGTACCTGCCTGTTGTTTGCTGCGCTTGTGCTGTGCGTACTCGGTTGGGGCGGCACGGTGGGAACGATGTTGTGGTTGGGGTTTCTCAGCGTGGGCGCGCTGTGGGCGGCGCTGGGCCTGGCGTACGCGCCGCGCTGGAGTACATGGCTGGCGTTGCTGCTGGGCTGCGTGGCGTGTGTGGTGATTGGCTGGCGCGCGTAG
- the glnE gene encoding bifunctional [glutamate--ammonia ligase]-adenylyl-L-tyrosine phosphorylase/[glutamate--ammonia-ligase] adenylyltransferase, with the protein MSPPIVSVSPALTALIERAVARVRHALPADPSWPGDDVDQRLEKVALASEFALDTLARQPALLQHLAQPDPPPLPLPLLDPAQPQAWPAQLRRYRSAESTRLVWRDVLDLDSVDDTLAGATRLAETCLQCGLQALEQQFRDRHGQVLAEDGSVQRLVVFGLGKLGGGELNFSSDVDLVYAYPQSGQSDGARPLAAEEYFARLGQQLAKLLDETTADGFSHRVDLRLRPFGTAGRVALSFTGMDHYFQREGRDWERYAWLKARAVAGDIAAGEAWLETLRPFVYRRYLDFTALDGLRDMKAAITAEVARHDRLDDIKRGPGGIREIEFLAQSLQLIRGGREPTLRERRLLPALRALVAAGQMDADNGDALIEAYRFLRRLENRLQMLRDAQTHALPQAALDRERIALGLGYADWSALLQALAPQRARVAAEFAELLAPRVHATAPDALADYWRALPEGDAAPLAGIGLHDPAGAHQVLADFAQSSGVRALSDTAGARLDRVMPALLHAATRASQPDAAVRRMLGLLQATLRRTSYLALLDEQPSALARLVDVLSRSALLAERLAAHPLLLDELLDTRISGPLPDRAALHTACADTLQIDDTEAALRELNERRLALSFRIALATLDGRQQPVDSTQQLAWLAEAVVQTVLQLARREVVAAHGQVPGGAFAIIGYGSLGGLELGFGSDLDLVFLYDHPREVEVSDGKRPLEAGRWFARLAQKVMTLLGAETGAGRLYDIDVRLRPDGGKGALVSSLASYREYQRDRAWTWEHQALVRARAVAGDAALCEAFAQVRRETLTCVRDPALLHEDVRKMRARMRSELDRSDAGRLDLKQGAGGLVDLEFLLQAGVLGQAAQHPALLLACATPALIDALVQVQWLPAESAAPLHHAHATLVEAGLSCTLDRRPRLIAPTPAIAQATREIFGRARTQGLEFPLGKAGFPE; encoded by the coding sequence ATGTCGCCGCCCATCGTCTCCGTGTCTCCTGCGCTCACCGCTCTGATCGAGCGAGCCGTAGCGCGCGTCCGTCATGCTCTGCCTGCCGACCCGTCCTGGCCGGGCGATGACGTCGACCAGCGGCTCGAAAAAGTCGCGCTCGCCAGCGAGTTTGCACTCGATACCCTGGCGCGCCAGCCGGCGTTGCTGCAGCACCTGGCGCAGCCCGATCCCCCGCCGTTGCCACTGCCGTTGCTCGATCCCGCACAGCCCCAGGCCTGGCCGGCGCAGCTGCGGCGCTACCGCAGCGCGGAATCCACACGGCTGGTGTGGCGCGATGTGCTCGATCTGGACAGCGTGGACGACACCCTGGCCGGCGCAACCCGCCTGGCCGAAACCTGCCTGCAATGCGGGCTGCAGGCATTGGAGCAGCAATTCCGCGACCGCCACGGCCAGGTGCTTGCCGAAGACGGCAGCGTGCAGCGGCTGGTGGTGTTCGGGCTCGGCAAGCTCGGTGGTGGCGAGCTGAATTTTTCCTCGGATGTGGACCTGGTCTACGCATATCCGCAGAGCGGCCAATCCGATGGCGCGCGCCCGCTGGCCGCCGAGGAATATTTTGCACGTCTGGGCCAGCAGCTGGCCAAGCTGCTCGACGAAACCACTGCCGATGGTTTCAGCCATCGCGTGGATCTGCGTCTGCGCCCGTTCGGCACGGCCGGGCGGGTGGCGTTGTCGTTCACCGGCATGGACCACTACTTTCAGCGCGAAGGCCGCGATTGGGAGCGTTATGCCTGGCTCAAGGCGCGTGCGGTGGCCGGCGATATCGCCGCCGGCGAAGCCTGGCTGGAAACGCTGCGGCCGTTCGTTTACCGACGCTATCTGGACTTCACTGCACTGGATGGCTTGCGTGACATGAAGGCGGCGATCACCGCCGAAGTGGCGCGGCACGATCGACTGGACGACATCAAGCGCGGGCCGGGCGGTATTCGCGAGATCGAGTTCCTGGCGCAATCGCTGCAGCTGATTCGCGGCGGACGCGAACCGACCCTGCGTGAGCGCCGCCTGTTGCCTGCATTGCGGGCGCTGGTCGCCGCAGGTCAGATGGATGCCGACAATGGCGATGCCTTGATCGAGGCGTATCGCTTCCTACGCCGGCTCGAAAATCGTCTGCAGATGCTGCGCGATGCACAGACGCACGCCTTGCCGCAGGCAGCGCTGGATCGCGAACGCATTGCGTTGGGCCTGGGCTATGCGGATTGGTCGGCATTGCTGCAGGCACTGGCCCCGCAACGTGCGCGCGTGGCCGCCGAATTTGCCGAGCTACTGGCACCGCGCGTCCATGCCACCGCGCCCGACGCGCTTGCCGATTATTGGCGCGCGTTACCGGAAGGCGATGCCGCGCCGTTGGCAGGCATCGGCTTGCACGATCCAGCCGGCGCGCATCAGGTGCTGGCCGATTTTGCGCAGTCCTCCGGCGTGCGTGCGCTCTCCGATACTGCAGGCGCGCGACTCGACCGCGTCATGCCGGCGCTGCTGCATGCGGCCACCCGCGCCAGCCAGCCCGATGCCGCCGTGCGCCGCATGCTCGGACTGTTGCAGGCCACCTTGCGCCGCACCAGCTATCTGGCGCTGCTGGACGAACAACCCAGCGCGCTCGCACGCCTGGTCGATGTGCTCTCGCGCAGCGCCTTGCTGGCCGAGCGCCTGGCGGCGCATCCGTTGTTGCTGGACGAATTGCTCGACACCCGCATCAGCGGTCCGTTGCCCGACCGCGCCGCATTGCATACCGCATGCGCCGATACCTTGCAGATCGACGATACCGAAGCGGCCTTGCGCGAACTCAACGAGCGCCGGCTTGCGTTGAGCTTCCGCATTGCACTGGCCACCCTCGATGGTCGCCAACAACCCGTGGACAGTACCCAGCAACTGGCCTGGCTTGCCGAGGCGGTGGTGCAGACGGTGTTGCAACTGGCGCGCCGCGAGGTGGTCGCCGCGCATGGGCAGGTGCCCGGCGGCGCGTTCGCCATCATCGGGTATGGCAGTCTGGGCGGCCTGGAGCTGGGCTTCGGCTCGGATCTGGATCTGGTGTTTCTCTACGATCACCCACGCGAGGTGGAAGTCTCCGATGGCAAGCGACCGCTGGAAGCCGGGCGCTGGTTTGCGCGGCTTGCGCAGAAGGTGATGACATTGCTGGGTGCCGAAACCGGCGCCGGCCGTCTCTACGACATCGATGTGCGGCTGCGCCCGGACGGCGGCAAGGGCGCGTTGGTGTCCTCGCTCGCCAGCTATCGCGAGTACCAGCGCGATCGTGCCTGGACCTGGGAGCATCAGGCGCTGGTGCGCGCACGTGCGGTGGCCGGCGATGCCGCGCTTTGCGAAGCGTTCGCGCAGGTGCGTCGCGAGACGCTGACATGCGTGCGCGACCCCGCACTGCTACACGAGGATGTACGCAAGATGCGTGCGCGCATGCGCAGCGAACTCGATCGCAGCGATGCCGGGCGACTGGATCTCAAGCAAGGCGCCGGCGGGTTGGTCGATCTGGAATTCCTGTTGCAGGCCGGCGTGCTCGGCCAGGCCGCCCAGCATCCGGCGTTGCTGTTGGCCTGCGCCACGCCCGCATTGATCGACGCGCTGGTGCAGGTGCAGTGGCTACCGGCCGAGAGTGCAGCGCCGCTGCATCACGCCCACGCCACGT